From a region of the Panicum virgatum strain AP13 chromosome 2K, P.virgatum_v5, whole genome shotgun sequence genome:
- the LOC120696263 gene encoding uncharacterized protein LOC120696263 isoform X1 produces MMSRESKKAAAGLHEKLQILRSITHSRALSDTSIILDASEYIKELKQKVVRLKQEIACEEAGALKHSSSPTAVTVETLGHGFLVSVFSDKSSPGLLVSILEAFDELGLSVLEATVSCADTFRLEAVGGENQVKNVDEHVVKQAVLRAIGNCSEGGRQHE; encoded by the exons ATGATGTCGAGGGAGAGCAAGAAAGCGGCAGCCGGTCTACATGAGAAGCTGCAGATCCTGCGATCCATCACTCACTCCCGAGCG CTGAGCGATACTTCCATAATCTTGGACGCATCGGAGTACATCAAGGAACTGAAGCAGAAGGTCGTCAGGCTCAAACAGGAGATCGCGTGTGAAGAAGCAGGCGCGCTCAAGCACAGCTCCTCCCCGACGGCG GTCACTGTAGAAACCCTAGGGCACGGGTTCCTCGTCAGCGTGTTCTCTGACAAGAGCAGCCCCGGGCTGCTTGTTTCTATCCTCGAGGCGTTTGATGAGCTGGGCCTCAGCGTACTCGAAGCCACGGTGTCTTGCGCAGACACATTCCGCCTCGAGGCTGTTGGGGGAGAG AACCAGGTGAAGAATGTGGACGAGCATGTCGTCAAACAAGCCGTGCTCCGGGCCATCGGGAACTGCTCGGAAGGCGGTCGCCAACATGAGTAG
- the LOC120695618 gene encoding collagen alpha-1(I) chain-like: MEGKGAPDTGPQGKGGGARGPAAAGTQGARRPSLAAAGARRPPAPKAAAPRGTSYRRHAGARRALATAGTRAARGSRPPREPGRRHLGAFPAASDAQGARRPPAKGAAPPATAGARVARRAWGHHGSAAADERGLPRPPGSRGAA, from the coding sequence ATGGAAGGCAAGGGAGCGCCGGACACGGGGCCACAGGGCAAAGGGGGCGGCGCGAgagggccggcggccgccggcacgCAAGGGGCGCGGAGGCCttccttggccgccgccggcgcgcggaggCCGCCAGCCCCCAAGGCCGCGGCACCGCGGGGCACCAGCTACCGCCGGCACGCGGGGGCGCGAAGggctctggccaccgccggcacGCGAGCTGCGCGAGGAAGCCGGCCCCCAAGGGAGCCGGGCCGTCGGCACTTGGGGGCCTTCCCGGCCGCCAGCGACGCGCAGGGGGCGCGGAGGCCACCGGCCAAGGGCGcagcaccgccggccaccgccggcgcgcgggtggCGCGGAGGGCGTGGGGCCACCACGGGAGCGCGGCCGCCGACGAGCGGGGCCTTCCCCGGCCGCCAGGGAGCAGGGGGGCGGCATGA
- the LOC120696263 gene encoding uncharacterized protein LOC120696263 isoform X2, with translation MMSRESKKAAAGLHEKLQILRSITHSRALSDTSIILDASEYIKELKQKVVRLKQEIACEEAGALKHSSSPTAVTVETLGHGFLVSVFSDKSSPGLLVSILEAFDELGLSVLEATVSCADTFRLEAVGGELFCIHSAAGI, from the exons ATGATGTCGAGGGAGAGCAAGAAAGCGGCAGCCGGTCTACATGAGAAGCTGCAGATCCTGCGATCCATCACTCACTCCCGAGCG CTGAGCGATACTTCCATAATCTTGGACGCATCGGAGTACATCAAGGAACTGAAGCAGAAGGTCGTCAGGCTCAAACAGGAGATCGCGTGTGAAGAAGCAGGCGCGCTCAAGCACAGCTCCTCCCCGACGGCG GTCACTGTAGAAACCCTAGGGCACGGGTTCCTCGTCAGCGTGTTCTCTGACAAGAGCAGCCCCGGGCTGCTTGTTTCTATCCTCGAGGCGTTTGATGAGCTGGGCCTCAGCGTACTCGAAGCCACGGTGTCTTGCGCAGACACATTCCGCCTCGAGGCTGTTGGGGGAGAG TTGTTTTGCATCCACTCGGCTGCTGGAATCTGA
- the LOC120694837 gene encoding probable acyl-CoA dehydrogenase IBR3 isoform X3, giving the protein MEYLEGIIYPDNTLPGVAPSKRRAIYFSTAKTLAAIHRVDVNAIGLQKYGRRDNYCKRQVERWEKQYLASTGEGKPARYQRMLDLARWLKENVPEEDSSAGAGTGLVHGDFRADNLVFHPTEDRVIGVIDWELSTLGNQMCDVAYSCLPYIIDATPTERTNYGGFQHTGIPDGIPQLEEYLSVYCSFSERPWPAANWKFYIAFSLFRGASIYAGVYHRWTMGNASGGERAKFAGRIANTMVDCACDFINREHVLQGQPSIGFQVSAAPWQEFGREQEGSISTKDQGKFVPNEKVMHLRKKLMKFMEDHIYPMEGEFYKLAQSTSRWTIHPEEETLEALAKKEGLWNLFIPLDSAARARKLLFEDGSLVSPGSSNDLLLGAGLTNLEYGYLCEIMGRSVWAPQIFNCGAPDTGNMEVLMRYGTKEQQKQWLVPLLEGKIRSGFAMTEPQVASSDATNIECSISRQGDFYVINGRKWWTSGAMDPRCKVLILMGKTDFSAPKHKQQSMILVDINTPGVQIKRPLLVFGFDDAPHGHAEIVFENVRVPATNILLGEGRGFEIAQGRLGPGRLHHCMRLIGAAERGMGLMVDRALSRTAFGKRIAQHGSFLSDLAKCRIELEQARLLVLEAADQLDRHGNKKARGILAMAKVAAPNMALKVLDMAMQVHGAAGVSSDTVLSHLWATARTLRIADGPDEVHLGTIAKLELQRARL; this is encoded by the exons CATCCACTGGTGAAGGGAAGCCTGCACGTTATCAAAGGATGCTCGATCTAGCTCGTTGGTTGAAAGAAAATGTACCAGAAGAAGATTCCTCTGCAGGGGCAGGAACAGGTCTTGTTCATGGTGATTTCCGTGCTGATAACCTAGTTTTTCACCCAACAGAG GATCGAGTAATTGGTGTTATTGATTGGGAACTATCCACCTTGGGGAATCAGATGTGTGATGTTGCTTATAGTTGCTTG CCATATATTATCGATGCAACACCCACTGAAAGGACTAATTACGGAGGGTTCCAACATACTGGCATTCCAGATGGGATTCCTCAACTGGAAGAGTACCTTTCTGTATACTGTTCTTTCTCT GAAAGACCCTGGCCTGCTGCAAATTGGAAGTTCTATATTGCTTTTTCTCTGTTTCGTGGAGCATCTATCTACGCTGGAGTATATCACAGATGGACTATG GGTAATGCTTCAGGTGGCGAGCGTGCTAAATTTGCTGGCAGGATTGCTAATACTATGGTTGACTGTGCCTGTGACTTCATAAATAGAGAGCATGTGTTGCAAGGACAGCCTTCTATAG GTTTTCAAGTCTCAGCAGCTCCATGGCAAGAATTTGGCAGAGAGCAGGAAGGTTCAATTTCCACAAAGGATCAAGGCAAATTTGTTCCTAACGAAAAGGTTATGCACCTTAGAAAGAAATTGATGAAGTTTATGGAAGATCACATATACCCAATGGAGGGTGAGTTCTACAAGCTTGCACAATCAACCTCAAGATGGACAATTCATCCAGAAGAAGAAACTCTTGAAGCATTGGCGAAGAAGGAGGGCTTATGGAACTTGTTTATTCCG CTAGACAGTGCAGCTAGAGCTAGAAAGCTACTATTTGAGGATGGCTCTCTTGTTTCCCCTGGAAGTTCAAATGACCTTCTGCTGGGTGCGGGTCTTACCAATCTTGAATACGGATATCTGTGTGAGATTATGGGACGTTCAGTTTGGGCTCCACAAATATTTAACTGTGGTGCACCCGATACGGGTAACATGGAG GTCCTGATGAGGTATGGCACCAAGGAGCAACAGAAGCAATGGCTAGTTCCTCTATTGGAAGGGAAAATTCGTTCTGGGTTTGCGATGACTGAACCACAAGTTGCATCTTCAGATGCTACTAATATAGAATGTTCGATATCCAG ACAGGGAGATTTCTATGTGATAAATGGAAGGAAATGGTGGACCAGTGGGGCTATGGACCCTAGATGCAAAGTCCTGATATTAATG GGGAAAACAGATTTTTCTGCACCTAAGCATAAGCAACAGTCGATGATCTTAGTGGACATCAACACTCCTGGGGTGCAAATAAAGCGACCGCTATTAGTCTTTGGTTTTGATGACGCACCTCATGGGCATGCGGAGATTGTTTTTGAGAATGTGCGTGTCCCAGCAACGAATATCCTGCTTGGGGAAGGACGGGGTTTTGAGATTGCTCAA GGGAGGCTCGGTCCTGGAAGACTACATCATTGCATGAGGCTAATAGGGGCAGCAGAACGTGGAATGGGTCTGATGGTTGACAGGGCCTTAAGTAGGACTGCATTTGGAAAGAGGATTGCACAGCATGGTTCCTTTTTATCCGACCTTGCAAAG TGTCGGATTGAGCTGGAGCAGGCTAGACTTTTGGTTCTAGAAGCGGCCGATCAACTTGACCGACATGGGAACAAGAAAGCCCGTGGTATCCTCGCAATGGCGAAG GTTGCAGCTCCAAATATGGCCCTGAAGGTCCTTGACATGGCAATGCAAGTTCACGGTGCAGCTGGTGTCTCTTCGGATACCGTCTTATCGCACCTATGGGCAACTGCCAGGACACTGCGGATCGCAGACGGCCCTGATGAAGTCCATCTCGGAACGATTGCAAAGCTGGAGCTGCAAAGAGCAAGATTGTAA
- the LOC120694838 gene encoding pectinesterase-like, producing MPPRPKSAAVAKLPVPATFLSLALLLLPLGFLATHRTFSGGVAVSTSAAPAEERHREERVLLAGGGNADADAAAAEHAAAVDRHCGCTLHRDVCASTLATIPNLAQKPLRDVISHVVARAAAAVRASSSNCSSYLRRPQRLRVRDRLALSDCLELFGRTLGLLGTAADELSAGNRTAEESIAGVQTVLSAALTNQYTCLDGFAGPSASGDGRVRPYIQGRIYHVAHLVSNSLAMVRRLPQHRRRGREALEGYGRVRRGFPSWVSEGDRRRLQQQQAVADLVVAKDGSGNFTTVGEAVAAAPNNSEARFVIYIKAGGYFENVEVGPEKTNLMFVGDGMWKTVIKASRSVVDNSTTFRSATLAVVGTGFLARDLTVENAAGPKKHQAVALRVNADLAAFYRCSFVGYQDTLYAHSLRQFYRDCDVYGTVDFVFGDAAVVLQGCNLYARRPDPGQKNAVTAQGREDPNQNTGIVVQGGKVAAAADLIPVLANFSSYLGRPWKLYSRTVFAQTKMESLIHPRGWLEWNGSFALDTLYYAEYMNRGPGANTSARVAWPGYHVLTNATDAANFTVLNFIQGDLWLNATSFPYTLGFS from the exons ATGCCGCCTCGGCCCAAGAGCGCAGCCGTAGCCAAGCTCCCCGTCCCCGCCACCTTCCTCTCCCTCGCCCTTCTCCTCCTGCCGCTCGGCTTCCTCGCCACCCACAGGACATTTTCCGGTGGCGTCGCCGTGTCCACGTCCGCTGCACCTGCAGAGGAACGTCACCGTGAAGAACGGGTGCTGCTTGCGGGCGGCGGCAATGCcgacgcggacgccgccgcggcggagcacgcGGCCGCCGTGGACCGGCACTGCGGCTGCACGCTGCACCGCGACGTGTGCGCGTCGACGCTCGCCACCATCCCGAACCTCGCCCAGAAGCCGCTGCGGGACGTGATCTCCCACGtggtggcgcgcgcggcggcggcggtgcgcgcgtCCTCGTCCAACTGCTCGTCCTACCTCCGCCGGCCCCAGCGCCTGCGCGTGCGCGACCGCCTGGCGCTGTCCGACTGCCTGGAGCTGTTCGGGCGCACGCTGGGGCTGCTGGGCACGGCGGCGGACGAGCTGTCGGCGGGGAACcgcacggcggaggagtccaTCGCGGGCGTCCAGACCGTGCTCTCGGCCGCGCTGACGAACCAGTACACCTGCCTGGACGGGTTCGCGGGCCCGTCGGCGTCGGGGGACGGGCGCGTCCGGCCATACATCCAGGGCCGCATCTACCACGTGGCCCACCTGGTGTCCAACTCCCTGGCCATGGTGCGCCGCCTCCCGCAgcaccgccggcgagggcgcgagGCGCTGGAGGGGTACGGGCGGGTGCGGCGCGGGTTCCCGTCGTGGGTGTCGGAGGGGGACAGGAggcggctgcagcagcagcaggcggtggCGGACCTGGTGGTGGCCAAGGACGGGAGCGGCAACTTCACGACGGtgggggaggcggtggcggcggcgcccaacAACAGCGAGGCGCGGTTCGTGATCTACATCAAGGCGGGCGGGTACTTCGAGAACGTGGAGGTCGGGCCGGAGAAGACGAACCTGATGTTCGTCGGCGACGGCATGTGGAAGACGGTGATCAAGGCCAGCCGCAGCGTCGTCGACAACTCCACCACATTCCGCTCCGCCACCCTAG CGGTTGTCGGCACGGGGTTCCTGGCGCGCGACCTGACGGTGGAGAACGCGGCGGGGCCGAAGAAGCACCAGGCCGTGGCGCTGCGCGTCaacgccgacctcgccgccttCTACCGCTGCAGCTTCGTGGGGTACCAGGACACGCTCTACGCCCACTCCCTCCGCCAGTTCTACCGCGACTGCGACGTCTACGGTACCGTCGACTTCGTCTtcggcgacgccgccgtcgtgctCCAGGGCTGCAACCTCTACGCGCGTCGCCCGGACCCCGGCCAGAAGAACGCCGTCACCGCGCAGGGCCGCGAGGACCCCAACCAGAACACGGGCATCGTCGTGCAGGGCGgcaaggtcgccgccgccgccgacctcatCCCCGTCCTCGCCAACTTCTCCTCCTACCTCGGCCGCCCGTGGAAGCTCTACTCGCGGACGGTGTTCGCGCAGACCAAGATGGAGAGCCTCATCCACCCGAGGGGGTGGCTCGAGTGGAACGGCAGCTTCGCGCTCGACACGCTCTACTATGCCGAGTACATGAACCGCGGGCCCGGCGCCAACACGTCGGCGAGGGTGGCCTGGCCCGGCTACCACGTGCTCACCAACGCCACCGACGCCGCCAACTTCACCGTGCTCAACTTCATTCAGGGCGACCTCTGGCTCAacgccacctccttcccctacACACTGGGcttcagctag